In Armatimonadota bacterium, the genomic stretch GCATTGCCGTGGTTATTGCGGCTGTTGCGCGTTCGCCGCCGGCCGGCGGCGAGCAGCGCCTTGACCGCCTGCGTATCATCGAAGCGCGCGATCTCAAACGCCACCACCCGCGCCACCCCGACCCGCCCCTCTGCGGCCTCACCCCCGCGGCGGGATCCTTCCACCTTGCCGCGCGCCAGCGCCACCGTCCCCGCGGCGAGTTCACCCCCGCAGCGCTCGTAGGCGTCGGAGAAGACCGTAATCTCGACGCTGCCGGTCATGTCCTCCATCGCCAGGAACATCATCGGGCGACCGTTGCGCGCATTGTAGCGGCGGCAGCTGCTGACCAGGCCGCCGATTACGACGTCCGCGCCCTCCTCCAGCTCGCCCAGGTCGCACACCCGCGCCGATACCTGCTGTGTCAGCTCCTTTGCCACCGCCGACAGCGGGTGGTCGGAGACGAACAGCCCCAGATATTCCTTCTCCAGGGCCAGCAATTCCTCTTGGCTGAACTCGGCCGCGTCGGGCAGCGCCGGCCCGGTGCTCGCCGGGAGCTCCGCCTCCTGCTCCCCGAACAGCGAGCCCTGCCCCGCCAGGCGGTCGCGGCGGCTGCGCTGAGCCGCCTCGAGCGCGGGGCCGAGCGCTTCGGCGAGCTGGCGGCGATGCCCATCCAGGCCGTCGAGCGCCCCCGCCTTGATCAGCGACTCCAGGGCGGTGCGATTGACGGCGGCGGGATCGAGGCGCGCGCAGAGGTCGTGCAGGCCGGCGAAGGGGCCGCCCTGCTCGCGCGCGCCGATGATGCTCTCGACCGCTCCCCTGCCGACGTGCTTGATGGCGGCGAGACCAAAGCGAATCGCGCCCTCGGAGACGGTGAAGTTCTCGCCCGAGTCATTGATGTCGGGCGCCAGGACGCGGATGCCCATGCGCCGGCACTCCTCGATATAGGCGGCGAGCTTGTCCTTGTTGTCGCCGACGCTGGTGAGCTGGGCGGCCATGAACTCGGCGGGGTAATTGGCCTTGAGGTAAGCGGTCTGGTAAGCGTTGAGGGCGTAGCAGGCGGAGTGCGCCTTGTTGAAGCCGTAGCCGGAGAACACCGCCATGCGGTCGAAGATGTCGTTGGCGACGGCGCGGGGGACGCGGTTGGCCTTGGCGCCCTCGATGAACTCCTCGCGCAGCTTGCCCATGGCTTCGCTCTTCTTCTTGCCCATGGCCTTGAGCAGCACGTCCGCGCTGCCCATGGAGAACCCCGCCAGGTCGCGGGCGATCTGCATTACCTGCTCCTGATAGACAATGATGCCGTAGGTGCTCTCGAGGATGGGCTTGAGCTTGGGATGAGCATAGGTGATCTCGCGCCGCCCGTGACGGCCGGCGATGAAGTCGGCGATGTGCGCCATCGGCCCCGGCCGGTACAGGGCGACCACGGCGATGAGGTCGGAGAAACGGTCCGGGCGTAGGTCCATCAGCACCTGGCGCATGCCCGAGCTCTCGAGCTGGAACACGCCCGCGGTATCCCCCCGCGCCAGCAACTCGTAGGTCGCGGCGTCGTCAAAGGGAATGCGCTCCAGGTCCACTGCGACCCCGCGACCGGCCTGGATGAGGGCCAGCGCGTGCTTGATCACCGACAGCGTGCGCAGCCCCAAGATGTCGAGCTTGAGCAGCCCGACGTCCACTACGTCATCCATCTTGAACTGGGTGGTGACGCCCTCCCCCTCGGTCGAGCGCTGCAAGGGCACGAGGTCGGTCAGCGGCGACTCGGAGATGACCAGGCCCCCGGCGTGGGTGGAGGCATGTCGCGCCAGGCCTTCGATCGCCATCGCGGTGTCGAGCAGCTTGCGCACCCGGTCGTCGCCCTGGTACTCGTGGCTCAGCTCCAGCACCGTGTCCAGGCTCTGCGAGATGGAGGTGGTGGGGTCCACCAGCTTGGCCAGGCGATCCACCTCCGCCAGCGGCGTCTTCATCGCGCGCCCGGCGTCGCGGATGGCCAGCCGCGCCCCCATGGTGCCGAAGGTGATGATCTGGGCGACCCGTTCCGCGCCGTAGCGTTCGATGATGTGGCGGATGACCTCGTCGCGGCGCGCATCCTCGAAGTCGGAGTCAATGTCGGGCATGCTCAGGCGCTCGAGGTTCATCCAGCGCTCGAAGGGCAGGCCGTGCTCCAGGGGATCAATGTTGGTCACCCCCAGCACGTACAGCACCAGGCTGCCCACCGCCGACCCCCGACCGGGGCCCACCAGAATGCCGTTGGAGCGCGCGAAATGGATGGCGTCCCAACTGATGAGGATGAGCGGCGCCAACTGCCGCTGCCGGATGACGTCGAGCTCTTCCTCCAGGCGCGTCATCACGCGGGTGTCGGCATCCGGATAGCGGGCGCCCAGACGCTCCAGGCACAGCGCGCGCAGGTAGCTGTCGTGGTCGTGCCCCGGCGGCACTTCGAAGTGCGGCAGCCGCACCTCGCCCAGGGACAGCTTGACGTCGCAGCGCTCGGCGATCGCGCGGGTGTTCTCCAGCGCCTCCGGGTAGTCCGGGAAGAGGGCCGCCATCTCTGCGCCCGACTTGAGGTAGAACTGGTCGCCGTGGAAGCGCAGCCGGTTGGGGTCGTCCACGGTGGTGGCGGTCTGGATGCACAGCAGAACGTCGTGCGCCGCCGCATCCTCCCGGCGCAGGTAGTGCACATCATTGGTGGCGACCAAGGGGATCCCCAGCTCCCGCCCCAGCCGCGTCAACTCCGGGTTAACGCGCGCCTGCTCGGGGATTCCGTGGTCCATCAGCTCGAGGTAGAAGTTGTCCGCGCCGAAGAGCTCGCGATAGCGAGCGGCCACCCGTCGCGCCTGCGCGCCGCGGCGCTCCAGCGATAACGCGGCCACCTCCCCCACCAGGCACGCGCTGAGCGCAATCAGCCCCTCGCTGTGGGCGGCCAGCAGCTCGTGATCCACCCGCGGCTTGTAGTAGAAGCCCTCGAGGTGGCTCGCGCTTACCAGGCGGATGAGGTTGCGATACCCCACGTCGTCACGCGCCAGCAGCACCAGGTGCGCAAGGTTGCTGTCGGCCTTGCCCTCGCGGTCGCGACGGCTGCGGGGGGCGACATAGACCTCGCAGCCCAGGATCGGGCGCACGCGATGGCGCTGGCAGGCACGGTAGAACTGGATGGCGCCGTACATCACGCCGTGGTCGGTAAGGGCGACCGCCTCCATGCCGAGCTGGGCGGCGCGCCCCGCCAACTGGTCTATGCGACAGGCGCCGTCAAGCAGGCTGTATTCGCTGTGGACGTGCAGATGGACGAATGACGAGGGGACGGTCCCTGCGTGGACGGTTCCCTGATTCGGGTTGGAGGATTCCTGGGCCATGGACCGGGACTCGGCCGCCATCTTGTAGGGGCGGCCCGCTGTGGCCGCCCATTCACCCCGACGAGTCGGGGTGCCACATCCGACGTTACCGCGGCGGCCAGACTGGTGGACATATTATACGCCCTGCGGGGTGGGCGCACCTTCAGGAATCGCTCGCCGAGAGGCGGCGGAGGGCGGCCGCTCTCACGCCCGCTTCATCGCCCGCTCGATCCGCGCCCAGGTATCGCGCAGGGTGACGGTTCGGTTGAAGACCAGCCGGCCCGGAGCCGAGTGTCTCGTGTCCACGCAGAAGTACCCGACACGCTCAAACTGGAAGCGGTCGCCGGCCTGCGCGTCTCGCGCGAACGGCTCGACATAGCCGGTAACGATCTCCAGCGAGTCCGGATTCAGGTTGTCCAGGAAGCTGCCGCCCCTCGACGATGCTCGCGACGGTCCTTGCACGTCGGGCACGGGCGGCCCTGAGCCGGTCGAAGGGCCGCCCTCAGGCACGTCATCCGGGTCGGGTTTCACGAACAGATGATCGTACAGCCGCACCTCGGCGGGCGCGGCGTGTTTCGCCGACACCCAGTGCAGCGTCGCCTTCGGCTTGCGGCCGTCGGGGGCATCCCCGCCGCGGGTGGCGGGATCATAGGTGCAGCGCAGCTCGATCACCTCGCCGTTGTCGTCCTTCATCACCTGCTCGCAGCGGATGAAGTAGGCGTAGCGCAGCCGCACCTCGCGCCCCGGCGCCAGGCGGTAGAACTTCGGCGGCGGCTCTTCGCGGAAATCCTCGCGCTCGATATACAGCTCGCGCGAGAAGGGCACTTTGCGCGTGCCGGCGCTCGTATCCTCCGGGTTGTTGACCGCGCCCATCTCCTCCGTCAGCTCCTCGGGGTAGTTGGTGAGGACGACCTTCAGCGGCCGCAGCACCCCCATCACGCGCTGGGCGCGCCGGTTGAGGTCATCGCGCGCACAGTCCTCGAGCACGGCGATGTCAACGATGCTGTCGGTCTTACCCACCCCGATCCGCCGGCAGAACTCGCGGACGGCTTCGGGGGTATAGCCCCGCCGCCGCAGGCCGGCCAGGGTCGGCAGCCGCGGGTCGTCGTACCCCTCGACATGCCCGCCGTTGACGAGCTCGATGAATCGCCGCTTGCTCATGACCGTGTACGACATGTTCAGCCGCGCGAACTCGATCTGGCGGGGGTGATGGATGCCGAGCTGATCCAGGAACCAGTCGTACAGTGGACGGTGATTCTCGTATTCCAGCGAGCACAGGGAGTGCGTGATGCCCTCGATCGAATCCTGCAGTCCGTGCGCCCAATCGTACATCGGGTAGATGCACCAGTCGTCGCCCTGGCGGTGGTGCGCTGCATGGCGGATGCGGTACATCACCGGGTCGCGCAGATTCAGGTTCCCCGAGGCCATGTCTATCTTGGCGCGCAGCGTCCGCGCGCCGTCCGGGAACTCGCCCGCGCGCATGCGCCGAAACAGGTCGAGGTTCTCCTCGATGCCGCGGTCGCGGTAGGGGCTGGCGACCCCCGGCGTCGTCGGCGTGCCGCGCATCTCGATGACCTCCTCCGGCGAGAGGTCGCAGACATAGGCCTGACCTTGCTGGATGAGATCGAGGGCCCATGCGTACTGCTGCTCGAAATAATCGGAGCCGAAGAAAAGACGGTCGCCCCAGTCGGCGCCGACCCAGCGCACGTCCTCGATGATGGCGTCAACGAACTCCTGTTCTTCGGTCACCGGATTGGTGTCATCGAAGCGCAGATTGAAGAGCCCACCGTACTCCTGGGCGATGCCATAGCTGATCCAGATCGCCTTCGCGTGGCCGATGTGGAGGTAGGCGTTGGGCTCGGGGGGGAAGCGGGTGTGCACGCGGCCGTCAAACCTGCCGGTCTGGGTGTCCCCGGCGACGATTTCGCGTATGAAATCGAAAGGGGCTGTCCCCCCGTGGACTGTCCCCTGCCCGTCCTTCGCGGCATCGCCCGCCGGATTCGTCGGGCGCGACATGCGGGGCGCGACCTCTTCAGCGGTCGCGGATTCTCTCGCGCGTTCTGAAGAACGCGCGCCCGGTGCGTCGCGAGACACGTTCGCACGGTTGAAACCGCGCGCCCGCTTCTCGTTCTCGCCGTTCGATGTCGGATCGCTCATCGGTCTCTCATTTCAGGGGAAGTGCTCGGTAATTGTGTCACATCACCGCGACGTGGTCAATCATGTGGCGACCGCGGGGGGTGACCGGGAAAGGCGGGATGCGCGCCGCGATGTAGGGTCCGGGCTCCGCCCCGGCCCGGATTCCGGGTCGTAGGGGCAAGGCATGCCTTGCCCGTACAGGCCGATCCCCATGCCGGCGATGCGCGATGATCCCCCGCCGTGAAGGGTCCCACCGGGGGCGCAGCAGCGGGAGCTTCCGCGCGGCAGAGCTGACGGCTACCCACTTTGCGCTATCGCGCAGGCGAGACTCTTCGCTAACGCGGCTAGGTCGCGGAGCGACCGCCGTGTCCCTAGGTCAGAGACCGGGATGGCGGCCTTTAGGCCTAGCCAGCGGCCCTCCGGGCCTAGGCACTCACAGTGACACCGCTCTGGTGGTGTCATTCTGATCGGAGCGTGCTCGCGCGAGTCGCGCGGCCGCGCGAAGTGAAGAATCTCGCTGCGGCCTGATCGGAAACTGTGTAACTGTCAGGCGGCAGAGGGCTTGACACGGCGCGGCCCGGCGCTATCATGTTGCAGGCGCGACTGGATCTACGGCGCGACGGATG encodes the following:
- a CDS encoding DNA polymerase III subunit alpha, which encodes MAQESSNPNQGTVHAGTVPSSFVHLHVHSEYSLLDGACRIDQLAGRAAQLGMEAVALTDHGVMYGAIQFYRACQRHRVRPILGCEVYVAPRSRRDREGKADSNLAHLVLLARDDVGYRNLIRLVSASHLEGFYYKPRVDHELLAAHSEGLIALSACLVGEVAALSLERRGAQARRVAARYRELFGADNFYLELMDHGIPEQARVNPELTRLGRELGIPLVATNDVHYLRREDAAAHDVLLCIQTATTVDDPNRLRFHGDQFYLKSGAEMAALFPDYPEALENTRAIAERCDVKLSLGEVRLPHFEVPPGHDHDSYLRALCLERLGARYPDADTRVMTRLEEELDVIRQRQLAPLILISWDAIHFARSNGILVGPGRGSAVGSLVLYVLGVTNIDPLEHGLPFERWMNLERLSMPDIDSDFEDARRDEVIRHIIERYGAERVAQIITFGTMGARLAIRDAGRAMKTPLAEVDRLAKLVDPTTSISQSLDTVLELSHEYQGDDRVRKLLDTAMAIEGLARHASTHAGGLVISESPLTDLVPLQRSTEGEGVTTQFKMDDVVDVGLLKLDILGLRTLSVIKHALALIQAGRGVAVDLERIPFDDAATYELLARGDTAGVFQLESSGMRQVLMDLRPDRFSDLIAVVALYRPGPMAHIADFIAGRHGRREITYAHPKLKPILESTYGIIVYQEQVMQIARDLAGFSMGSADVLLKAMGKKKSEAMGKLREEFIEGAKANRVPRAVANDIFDRMAVFSGYGFNKAHSACYALNAYQTAYLKANYPAEFMAAQLTSVGDNKDKLAAYIEECRRMGIRVLAPDINDSGENFTVSEGAIRFGLAAIKHVGRGAVESIIGAREQGGPFAGLHDLCARLDPAAVNRTALESLIKAGALDGLDGHRRQLAEALGPALEAAQRSRRDRLAGQGSLFGEQEAELPASTGPALPDAAEFSQEELLALEKEYLGLFVSDHPLSAVAKELTQQVSARVCDLGELEEGADVVIGGLVSSCRRYNARNGRPMMFLAMEDMTGSVEITVFSDAYERCGGELAAGTVALARGKVEGSRRGGEAAEGRVGVARVVAFEIARFDDTQAVKALLAAGRRRTRNSRNNHGNANRSPSAAADDHAPAPRPAAPRERLHIRVPAAHAETAFLRDLKQLLRRHRGEALVLLHVADDKSETSLSLPRAFAVAASETLCEEIEALLGEDAVWRETL
- a CDS encoding glutamine--tRNA ligase/YqeY domain fusion protein, yielding MSRPTNPAGDAAKDGQGTVHGGTAPFDFIREIVAGDTQTGRFDGRVHTRFPPEPNAYLHIGHAKAIWISYGIAQEYGGLFNLRFDDTNPVTEEQEFVDAIIEDVRWVGADWGDRLFFGSDYFEQQYAWALDLIQQGQAYVCDLSPEEVIEMRGTPTTPGVASPYRDRGIEENLDLFRRMRAGEFPDGARTLRAKIDMASGNLNLRDPVMYRIRHAAHHRQGDDWCIYPMYDWAHGLQDSIEGITHSLCSLEYENHRPLYDWFLDQLGIHHPRQIEFARLNMSYTVMSKRRFIELVNGGHVEGYDDPRLPTLAGLRRRGYTPEAVREFCRRIGVGKTDSIVDIAVLEDCARDDLNRRAQRVMGVLRPLKVVLTNYPEELTEEMGAVNNPEDTSAGTRKVPFSRELYIEREDFREEPPPKFYRLAPGREVRLRYAYFIRCEQVMKDDNGEVIELRCTYDPATRGGDAPDGRKPKATLHWVSAKHAAPAEVRLYDHLFVKPDPDDVPEGGPSTGSGPPVPDVQGPSRASSRGGSFLDNLNPDSLEIVTGYVEPFARDAQAGDRFQFERVGYFCVDTRHSAPGRLVFNRTVTLRDTWARIERAMKRA